The following proteins come from a genomic window of Anas platyrhynchos isolate ZD024472 breed Pekin duck chromosome 20, IASCAAS_PekinDuck_T2T, whole genome shotgun sequence:
- the DHX40 gene encoding probable ATP-dependent RNA helicase DHX40 isoform X2: MLSLLLLKKDILFGLLKKLFLQKKPSGRKMDMKVVVMSATLEVDKLSEFFGHCSVLHIPGRSYPVKEIFCNLLSPRDTGSSAYVTEAVKVTLDIHLNEPEGDILVFLTGQNEIEKACDLLFKKAESIDYRYEVHDRSIEGLLILPLYGSMSTDQQKRIFLPAPTGIRKCVVSTNIAATSLTIEGVRYVVDSGFVKQLNHNPRVGLDILEVVPISKSEAMQRAGRAGRTSSGKSYRLYSKEFWEQCMPDHTVPEIKRTSLTSVILTLKCLSVHDVIRFPYLDRPEERHILEALKQLYQCDAIDRRGHVTRLGEFLVQFPLPPNLTCAVIKAASLDCEDMLLPIAAMLSVENVFIRPGDPQKQKEAELQHQELSSQVGGCNDFATLLNIFEQCKTSKSPSAWCQKYWIHWRAVKSAFSVEKQLREIISKLKQLPDFPKETFEGSRTEILRRCLCAGYFINVARRSAARTFCTMDGHGSIVYIHPSSTLYNQETRLEWIIFHDVTVTSKIYVRTVCPVRYEWVKDLLPRLHQIDAYELSSVAREEVTEEEITKWKHKEDLKRQCEGVKDNPAKKLEKRNDDKSIQDARARYLERKQQREQGLSGPLNETG, translated from the exons ATGTTGTCTCTCTTATTGCTCAAAAAG gatattttatttggtttgctgaagaaattatttctgcagaagaaaCCATCGGGCAGGAAAATGGACATGAAAGTGGTGGTGATGTCCGCCACCCTGGAGGTAGACAAGCTGTCAGAGTTCTTTGGACACTGCTCAGTGCTGCACATTCCAGGAAGAAGTTACCCAGTAAAGGAGATATTCTGCAACCTGCTCAGCCCACGGGACACAGGAAGCTCCGCATATGTTACGGAG GCTGTGAAGGTGACATTGGATATCCACTTAAATGAACCAGAAGGTGACATCTTGGTTTTCCTGACAG GTCAAAACGAAATAGAAAAAGCTTGCGACCTCCTTTTCAAGAAAGCAGAGTCTATTGATTACCGGTATGAAGTACACGATCGATCCATTGAAGGCCTGCTTATCTTACCATTGTATGGGTCAATGTCAACAG ATCAacagaaaagaatatttttgccAGCTCCCACAGGCATTAGAAAATGTGTGGTATCCACAAACATCGCTGCAACATCTCTGACAATTGAAGGAGTCAG GTACGTAGTAGACAGTGGATTTGTGAAACAGTTGAATCATAACCCACGAGTTGGCTTGGACATACTGGAGGTGGTTCCCATTTCAAA GAGTGAAGCAATGCAGCGAGCTGGCCGAGCTGGCAGGACATCATCCGGAAAAAGCTACCGGCTATACAGCAAAGAGTTCTGGGAGCAGTGTATGCCTGATCACACGGTCCCAGAGATCAAGAGAACCAGTCTGACATCTGTGATCCTGACCTTGAAGTGCCTTTCTGTGCATGATGTCATAAG ATTTCCTTATTTGGACCGTCCTGAAGAGAGGCATATTTTAGAAGCTCTCAAGCAACTTTACCAGTGTGATGCTATTGACag GAGAGGCCACGTGACAAGACTGGGTGAATTCCTGGTGCAGTTTCCCCTCCCTCCTAACCTGACCTGTGCTGTCATAAAAGCCGCTTCTCTTGACTGTGAAGATATGCTGCTTCCCATAGCAGCCATGTTGTCtgtggaaaatgttttcattcgTCCAG GTGATCCTCAGAAGCAAAAGGAGGCAGAACTTCAACACCAGGAACTTTCCTCACAAGTGGGAGGTTGCAATGACTTTGCAACcctcttaaatatttttgaacagTGCAAAACAAG CAAGTCTCCTTCAGCGTGGTGCCAGAAATACTGGATCCATTGGAGAGCTGTAAAATCTGCTTTTAGTGTGGAAAAACAACTTCGGGAAATAATCAGTAAACTGAAACAG ctGCCAGACTTCCCTAAAGAAACATTTGAAGGCTCTAGAACTGAAATACTAAGGAGATGTCTGTGTGCAGGATACTTCATCAATGTAGCTAGGAG ATCTGCAGCCAGGACCTTCTGCACAATGGACGGACATGGCAGCATAGTCTATATCCATCCTTCATCTACA CTTTATAACCAGGAGACTCGACTTGAGTGGATCATCTTCCATGATGTCACAGTGACATCCAAAATCTATGTCCGGACAGTGTGTCCTGTTCGCTATGAGTGGGTCAAAGACTTGTTGCCTAGATTGCATCAAATTGATGCATATGAACTGAGCAGTGTGGCACGGGAAGAAGTAACTGAAGAGGAAATAACCAAATGGAAACATAAGGAGGACCTTAAAAGGCAGTGTG
- the DHX40 gene encoding probable ATP-dependent RNA helicase DHX40 isoform X1, which translates to MEGGRLPIRRYRRALVEAVSREPFLIVTGETGSGKSTQLPRYLFEAGLAEHGAIGVTQPRRVATVSVAQRVAEELGCTLGTVVGYQVRFDDCSSQDTAIKYMTDGCLLRHILADPLLSKYSVIILDEAHERSLSTDILFGLLKKLFLQKKPSGRKMDMKVVVMSATLEVDKLSEFFGHCSVLHIPGRSYPVKEIFCNLLSPRDTGSSAYVTEAVKVTLDIHLNEPEGDILVFLTGQNEIEKACDLLFKKAESIDYRYEVHDRSIEGLLILPLYGSMSTDQQKRIFLPAPTGIRKCVVSTNIAATSLTIEGVRYVVDSGFVKQLNHNPRVGLDILEVVPISKSEAMQRAGRAGRTSSGKSYRLYSKEFWEQCMPDHTVPEIKRTSLTSVILTLKCLSVHDVIRFPYLDRPEERHILEALKQLYQCDAIDRRGHVTRLGEFLVQFPLPPNLTCAVIKAASLDCEDMLLPIAAMLSVENVFIRPGDPQKQKEAELQHQELSSQVGGCNDFATLLNIFEQCKTSKSPSAWCQKYWIHWRAVKSAFSVEKQLREIISKLKQLPDFPKETFEGSRTEILRRCLCAGYFINVARRSAARTFCTMDGHGSIVYIHPSSTLYNQETRLEWIIFHDVTVTSKIYVRTVCPVRYEWVKDLLPRLHQIDAYELSSVAREEVTEEEITKWKHKEDLKRQCEGVKDNPAKKLEKRNDDKSIQDARARYLERKQQREQGLSGPLNETG; encoded by the exons ATGGAGGGCGGCCGCCTGCCCATCCGCCGCTACCGCCGGGCGCTGGTGGAGGCGGTGAGCCGGGAGCCCTTCCTCATCGTCACCGGAGAGACGGGCAGCGGCAAGAGCACGCAGCTGCCCCGGTACCTCTTCGAGGCAG GCCTGGCCGAGCACGGGGCCATCGGTGTCACCCAGCCCCGGCGTGTCGCCACCGTGTCGGTGGCGCAGCGGGTGGCCGAGGAGCTGGGCTGCACGCTGGGCACCGTGGTGGGCTACCAGGTGCGCTTCGACGACTGCTCCTCGCAG GATACTGCCATCAAGTACATGACGGATGGCTGCTTGTTGAGGCATATTTTGGCCGACCCCCTTCTCAGCAAGTACAGTGTCATCATTCTGGATGAAGCCCACGAGCGGAGCCTTAGCACT gatattttatttggtttgctgaagaaattatttctgcagaagaaaCCATCGGGCAGGAAAATGGACATGAAAGTGGTGGTGATGTCCGCCACCCTGGAGGTAGACAAGCTGTCAGAGTTCTTTGGACACTGCTCAGTGCTGCACATTCCAGGAAGAAGTTACCCAGTAAAGGAGATATTCTGCAACCTGCTCAGCCCACGGGACACAGGAAGCTCCGCATATGTTACGGAG GCTGTGAAGGTGACATTGGATATCCACTTAAATGAACCAGAAGGTGACATCTTGGTTTTCCTGACAG GTCAAAACGAAATAGAAAAAGCTTGCGACCTCCTTTTCAAGAAAGCAGAGTCTATTGATTACCGGTATGAAGTACACGATCGATCCATTGAAGGCCTGCTTATCTTACCATTGTATGGGTCAATGTCAACAG ATCAacagaaaagaatatttttgccAGCTCCCACAGGCATTAGAAAATGTGTGGTATCCACAAACATCGCTGCAACATCTCTGACAATTGAAGGAGTCAG GTACGTAGTAGACAGTGGATTTGTGAAACAGTTGAATCATAACCCACGAGTTGGCTTGGACATACTGGAGGTGGTTCCCATTTCAAA GAGTGAAGCAATGCAGCGAGCTGGCCGAGCTGGCAGGACATCATCCGGAAAAAGCTACCGGCTATACAGCAAAGAGTTCTGGGAGCAGTGTATGCCTGATCACACGGTCCCAGAGATCAAGAGAACCAGTCTGACATCTGTGATCCTGACCTTGAAGTGCCTTTCTGTGCATGATGTCATAAG ATTTCCTTATTTGGACCGTCCTGAAGAGAGGCATATTTTAGAAGCTCTCAAGCAACTTTACCAGTGTGATGCTATTGACag GAGAGGCCACGTGACAAGACTGGGTGAATTCCTGGTGCAGTTTCCCCTCCCTCCTAACCTGACCTGTGCTGTCATAAAAGCCGCTTCTCTTGACTGTGAAGATATGCTGCTTCCCATAGCAGCCATGTTGTCtgtggaaaatgttttcattcgTCCAG GTGATCCTCAGAAGCAAAAGGAGGCAGAACTTCAACACCAGGAACTTTCCTCACAAGTGGGAGGTTGCAATGACTTTGCAACcctcttaaatatttttgaacagTGCAAAACAAG CAAGTCTCCTTCAGCGTGGTGCCAGAAATACTGGATCCATTGGAGAGCTGTAAAATCTGCTTTTAGTGTGGAAAAACAACTTCGGGAAATAATCAGTAAACTGAAACAG ctGCCAGACTTCCCTAAAGAAACATTTGAAGGCTCTAGAACTGAAATACTAAGGAGATGTCTGTGTGCAGGATACTTCATCAATGTAGCTAGGAG ATCTGCAGCCAGGACCTTCTGCACAATGGACGGACATGGCAGCATAGTCTATATCCATCCTTCATCTACA CTTTATAACCAGGAGACTCGACTTGAGTGGATCATCTTCCATGATGTCACAGTGACATCCAAAATCTATGTCCGGACAGTGTGTCCTGTTCGCTATGAGTGGGTCAAAGACTTGTTGCCTAGATTGCATCAAATTGATGCATATGAACTGAGCAGTGTGGCACGGGAAGAAGTAACTGAAGAGGAAATAACCAAATGGAAACATAAGGAGGACCTTAAAAGGCAGTGTG